One part of the Halopenitus persicus genome encodes these proteins:
- a CDS encoding cupin domain-containing protein: MEPVNEADLEWSELDRDDAMFRRKQLGEAAGGEELGCSLYELPPGERSWPYHYHAANEEALYVLAGTGSLRVNGGTHRLEAGDYAAFPADETGGHRVINDGDGVLRYLMVSTMRDPDVTVYPDRDRIGVYVGSPPGSRDRRSVQGYYAIDDEVDYWAGSDAEPDGSRSE; this comes from the coding sequence ATGGAACCGGTCAACGAGGCGGATCTGGAGTGGAGCGAACTGGATCGCGACGACGCGATGTTTCGCAGGAAACAGCTCGGCGAGGCGGCCGGCGGCGAGGAGCTCGGCTGTAGCCTGTACGAACTCCCGCCCGGGGAACGGTCGTGGCCCTACCACTACCACGCCGCCAACGAGGAGGCGCTGTACGTGCTCGCGGGGACCGGATCGCTGCGGGTGAACGGCGGGACACACCGGCTGGAGGCGGGCGACTACGCCGCGTTCCCGGCCGACGAGACGGGCGGGCATCGCGTGATCAACGACGGCGACGGGGTGCTCCGGTACCTGATGGTCTCGACGATGCGGGACCCGGACGTCACCGTCTATCCCGACCGGGACCGGATCGGGGTCTACGTCGGCTCCCCGCCGGGGAGTCGCGACCGACGATCGGTGCAGGGGTACTACGCGATCGACGACGAGGTCGATTACTGGGCGGGGTCGGACGCGGAGCCGGATGGGAGCCGATCCGAGTGA
- a CDS encoding formate/nitrite transporter family protein: MEQKPTRDVLESLIESGLHEINRERSGLLLSGVSAGMDIGFGPLLMATILTLSTGGFGDLPTELLLASAYSIGFVFVILGRSELFTEHTTLAVVPVLDGQASLRGLLRLWGLVYVGNLIGGLLFTLLAVLLMPGLGVVTPAAFEAIALKLVTHDLGWLFVAGVFAGWLMGLLAWLITAAQETTSRILIIWIVTATIGILHLPHSIAGNVEVLFGLFMSPSITVLDYLAFLSLATVGNLVGGGVFVALLKYGHVVRGGN; the protein is encoded by the coding sequence ATGGAGCAGAAACCGACGCGGGACGTTCTGGAGTCGCTGATCGAGAGCGGCCTGCACGAGATCAACCGGGAGCGATCGGGGCTGCTGCTCTCGGGCGTCTCCGCGGGTATGGACATCGGCTTCGGGCCGTTACTGATGGCGACCATCCTCACGCTTTCGACGGGAGGCTTCGGCGACCTCCCGACCGAACTGCTGCTCGCCAGCGCGTATTCGATCGGGTTCGTCTTCGTCATCCTGGGGCGGTCGGAGCTGTTCACCGAACACACCACGCTGGCGGTAGTGCCGGTTCTGGACGGGCAGGCGTCGCTGCGTGGATTGCTCCGTCTGTGGGGGCTCGTGTACGTCGGAAACCTCATCGGCGGACTCCTGTTCACCCTGCTCGCCGTCCTCCTGATGCCCGGGCTCGGCGTGGTAACTCCGGCCGCATTCGAGGCGATCGCGCTCAAACTCGTCACGCACGACCTCGGTTGGCTGTTCGTCGCCGGGGTCTTCGCCGGATGGCTGATGGGACTGCTCGCCTGGCTGATCACGGCCGCACAGGAGACGACGAGCCGGATCCTCATCATCTGGATCGTGACCGCGACGATCGGGATCCTGCATCTCCCCCACTCGATCGCGGGCAACGTCGAGGTCCTCTTCGGGCTGTTCATGTCCCCGTCGATCACGGTTCTCGATTATCTCGCCTTCCTCTCGTTGGCCACCGTCGGGAACCTGGTCGGCGGCGGGGTGTTCGTCGCCCTGCTGAAGTACGGACACGTCGTTCGCGGCGGAAACTGA
- a CDS encoding molybdopterin biosynthesis protein, protein MTDRKEFRDLAAPAAAHEAIDSLDLDPGVEEVPLADARGRVLAERIDADLDVPGFDRASMDGYAVRARDTFGADEADPATLELVGAVHAGEEPAVTVEHGTCAEISTGAVMPDGADAVVMVERTDVADRTADSAAGGDGDRIAIRTSVAPGDHVMVAGADVAAGARALGPGTRLTPREIGLLSALGVETVPVRGRPRVGIVSTGDELVRPGEQLDSDRGQIYDVNSTTIAAGVEEAGGEPVLYPHAGDDYDEMERLLTRAAEECDLVVSSGSTSASAVDVIYRVIEDRGELLLHGVAVKPGKPMLVGRLDRSAGDDQSGNDDRSAGDDRGESAYIGLPGYPVSALTIFRTFVAPAIRKAAGQPEPRTATIEGEMAVRERYGEGRLRLMPVGVLERDGDGAPGTGTETKTEAETKTEAETKAGAKIGGDRPLVYPVDKGSGATTSLVEADGVVAVDPDTEYLEAGEPVTVQLFSPDVRPPTLLGVGEDDPALNRLLDRLGRPRYLSVGTREGLRRLRGGLPDVAVAAGPTDRAGDAVDVGGWTREWGLIVPAGNPKGVEGLADLVDPERDLRFVNRGSDSGLRASLEAALEDVAAERGTDRRELEAAIDGFDLTVRAFESPARRVLSGDADVGLGLRATTERLGTGFRPVGTQDVRVLANPERVESDAVGELEATLTAALGESAADGSGVGEGPDADGNRPTVLDDLAGYAVREE, encoded by the coding sequence ATGACCGACCGCAAGGAGTTCCGGGACCTCGCCGCGCCGGCAGCCGCCCACGAGGCGATCGACTCGCTCGATCTCGATCCGGGCGTCGAGGAGGTCCCGCTGGCCGACGCGCGCGGGCGAGTGCTCGCCGAGCGGATCGACGCGGACCTCGACGTGCCGGGATTCGACCGGGCCTCGATGGACGGCTACGCGGTCCGCGCCCGAGACACCTTTGGGGCCGACGAGGCGGACCCGGCCACGCTCGAACTCGTCGGTGCGGTCCACGCCGGCGAGGAACCGGCCGTGACCGTCGAGCACGGGACGTGCGCCGAGATCTCCACCGGCGCGGTGATGCCCGACGGCGCCGACGCGGTCGTGATGGTCGAGCGGACCGACGTGGCGGACCGGACCGCGGACTCGGCCGCCGGCGGTGACGGGGACCGGATCGCGATCCGGACGTCGGTCGCGCCGGGGGACCACGTGATGGTCGCGGGCGCGGACGTCGCCGCGGGCGCCAGGGCGCTGGGGCCGGGCACGCGGCTCACGCCCCGCGAGATCGGCCTCCTGTCGGCGCTGGGGGTCGAGACGGTGCCGGTGCGTGGACGCCCCCGCGTCGGGATCGTCTCGACCGGCGACGAGCTGGTCCGCCCCGGCGAGCAGCTCGACAGCGACCGGGGCCAGATCTACGACGTGAACTCGACGACCATCGCGGCGGGCGTCGAGGAGGCGGGCGGCGAGCCGGTCCTGTACCCGCACGCGGGCGACGACTACGACGAGATGGAGCGGCTGCTCACCAGAGCCGCCGAGGAGTGCGACCTGGTCGTGTCATCCGGCTCGACCTCCGCGAGCGCGGTCGACGTCATCTACCGCGTGATCGAGGACCGGGGGGAGCTGCTGTTACACGGCGTCGCGGTCAAGCCGGGCAAGCCGATGCTCGTCGGCCGGCTCGACCGGTCCGCGGGCGATGACCAGTCCGGAAACGACGACCGGTCCGCGGGCGATGACCGGGGAGAGTCGGCCTACATCGGCCTGCCCGGCTATCCGGTGTCCGCGCTCACCATCTTCCGGACGTTCGTTGCGCCCGCGATCCGGAAGGCGGCCGGTCAACCCGAACCGCGGACCGCGACGATCGAGGGGGAGATGGCCGTCCGCGAACGCTACGGCGAGGGGCGACTCCGCTTGATGCCGGTCGGCGTGCTCGAGCGAGACGGTGACGGTGCTCCCGGAACGGGAACGGAGACGAAGACGGAAGCGGAGACGAAGACGGAAGCGGAGACGAAGGCGGGCGCGAAGATCGGTGGAGATCGCCCGCTCGTGTATCCCGTCGACAAGGGGTCGGGCGCGACGACGAGCCTCGTCGAGGCCGACGGCGTGGTGGCCGTGGATCCGGATACCGAGTACCTCGAGGCGGGCGAGCCGGTCACGGTGCAGCTGTTCTCGCCGGACGTCCGTCCCCCGACGCTGCTCGGCGTCGGCGAGGACGACCCGGCGCTCAACCGGCTGCTCGACCGGCTCGGCCGGCCGCGATACCTCTCGGTCGGGACGCGGGAGGGGCTGCGACGCCTGCGCGGCGGGCTCCCGGACGTCGCCGTCGCGGCCGGCCCGACGGACCGCGCGGGCGACGCCGTCGACGTCGGCGGCTGGACGCGCGAGTGGGGACTGATCGTTCCGGCGGGGAACCCGAAGGGGGTCGAGGGGCTCGCGGATCTTGTCGATCCGGAGCGCGACCTGCGGTTCGTCAACCGCGGCAGCGACTCCGGGCTGCGCGCGAGCCTCGAGGCCGCGCTCGAGGACGTCGCGGCCGAGCGCGGGACGGACCGGCGGGAGTTGGAGGCTGCGATCGACGGCTTCGACCTGACGGTTCGCGCCTTCGAGAGCCCGGCACGGCGGGTGCTGTCCGGGGACGCCGACGTCGGCCTCGGGCTCCGCGCGACGACGGAGCGGCTCGGAACCGGGTTTCGGCCGGTCGGGACGCAGGACGTTCGGGTCCTCGCGAACCCGGAGCGGGTCGAATCGGACGCCGTCGGTGAACTCGAGGCAACGCTCACGGCCGCACTCGGGGAGTCGGCTGCGGACGGATCGGGCGTGGGAGAGGGCCCGGACGCGGACGGAAACCGACCGACGGTCCTCGATGACCTCGCGGGATACGCCGTCCGCGAGGAGTGA
- a CDS encoding DUF7118 family protein, giving the protein MNDAVATVEPVAAAASAAAELRERYDERRSIEARIDDVGRGRVEAAADAYRHAIRVLDRYEEDATGTGDFGSYVRFEGEFEAATDVDDDVPASEAFAAANEAVDKRRLSESDFDAAREALEPAGEYVSLLERRDEAVDDFRRARHDAREARDRLADHLTDREAVADRDHVDLDAPVETISEPVDAYNEAVREAFESFLRNESTREVFDLLETAERYPLVDIDQPPRDLREYAADHAAGEEPLPTLLEYADYSQSKLDHYVDDPGALRTAVAVHRTWIDRLDGEPFTLAWPPKPAEELRYRIKELTPLASRFADEETVALLRTVRDRTREDDYETIREAAVTRAELDETDRELLASGDIHDRVAAARDVLDLIETVLAETAE; this is encoded by the coding sequence GTGAACGACGCGGTCGCAACCGTCGAGCCGGTCGCGGCGGCCGCGAGCGCGGCCGCGGAGCTGCGGGAACGATACGACGAACGCCGGTCGATCGAGGCGCGGATCGACGACGTGGGTCGCGGCCGCGTCGAGGCCGCCGCGGACGCGTATCGGCACGCCATCCGCGTGCTCGACCGGTACGAGGAGGACGCGACCGGCACCGGCGACTTCGGCTCCTACGTCCGCTTCGAGGGCGAGTTCGAGGCCGCCACCGACGTCGACGACGACGTGCCCGCAAGCGAGGCGTTCGCGGCGGCGAACGAGGCGGTCGACAAGCGGCGCCTCTCGGAGTCCGACTTCGACGCCGCCCGGGAGGCGCTCGAGCCGGCCGGCGAGTACGTCTCCCTGCTCGAGCGGCGCGACGAGGCGGTCGACGACTTTCGGCGGGCGAGACACGACGCCCGCGAGGCTCGCGACCGGCTGGCCGACCACCTGACGGACCGTGAGGCGGTCGCCGACCGGGACCACGTCGACCTCGACGCGCCGGTCGAGACCATCAGCGAGCCGGTCGACGCCTACAACGAGGCGGTTCGGGAGGCGTTCGAGTCGTTCCTGCGGAACGAAAGCACACGCGAGGTCTTCGACCTGCTCGAGACCGCCGAGCGCTACCCGCTCGTCGATATCGACCAGCCGCCGCGGGACCTTCGGGAGTACGCCGCCGACCACGCCGCCGGCGAGGAACCGCTGCCGACGCTGCTCGAGTACGCCGACTACTCGCAGTCGAAGCTGGACCACTACGTCGACGACCCGGGCGCGCTCCGGACCGCGGTGGCGGTTCACCGGACCTGGATCGACCGTCTCGACGGCGAGCCGTTCACGCTCGCGTGGCCCCCGAAACCGGCGGAGGAGCTGCGCTACCGGATCAAGGAACTGACCCCGCTCGCCTCGCGGTTCGCGGACGAGGAGACGGTCGCTCTCCTGCGGACGGTCCGCGACCGGACGCGCGAGGACGACTACGAGACGATACGCGAGGCCGCGGTCACGCGGGCGGAACTCGACGAGACGGACCGGGAACTGCTCGCCTCCGGCGACATCCACGACCGGGTGGCGGCCGCTCGCGACGTGCTCGATCTGATCGAGACGGTGCTCGCGGAGACCGCGGAGTAG
- a CDS encoding alpha/beta fold hydrolase has protein sequence MQTVTTDDGSRIEFERHGSGRPLILLHGGMAPPEYWTPVIPHFEEDASIVPQRPGFGTCLDDPADTTAEEVLDREVRYVRNLIDAVEEDPVVFGHSYGALTAIEAATDADVAAVVAYEPAVLPEDHRETAALADRMAALIEDGRRHEAVKRYVERVLHPDGIDDLDAWLSEWPVWPDCVALAEEVVRMNRAVERYRLPDRLDVDAPVLVSSGTHGPDFLRKSARSIHDALPHSRFVEFDGIGHGGPGDAPEVIAAAVDSFLRHRS, from the coding sequence ATGCAGACAGTGACCACCGACGACGGAAGTCGCATCGAGTTCGAACGACACGGGTCCGGACGACCCCTGATCCTCCTGCACGGCGGGATGGCGCCCCCGGAGTATTGGACCCCGGTGATCCCGCATTTCGAGGAGGACGCGTCCATCGTCCCGCAACGACCGGGATTCGGAACGTGTCTTGACGACCCGGCGGACACGACGGCCGAGGAGGTGCTCGACCGGGAGGTCCGGTACGTCCGGAACCTCATCGACGCCGTCGAGGAAGACCCGGTCGTCTTCGGCCATTCCTACGGCGCGCTCACCGCCATCGAGGCGGCGACGGATGCCGACGTCGCGGCCGTCGTCGCGTACGAACCGGCGGTTCTGCCCGAGGACCACCGCGAGACGGCCGCACTCGCCGACCGAATGGCGGCACTGATCGAGGACGGGCGGCGCCACGAGGCGGTGAAACGATACGTCGAGCGGGTCCTCCATCCCGACGGGATCGACGACCTCGACGCCTGGCTGTCGGAGTGGCCGGTGTGGCCCGACTGCGTGGCCCTCGCCGAGGAGGTCGTCAGGATGAACCGCGCCGTCGAACGGTATCGGCTCCCGGATCGGCTCGACGTCGACGCTCCCGTGCTCGTGTCGTCCGGAACCCACGGTCCCGACTTCCTCCGAAAAAGTGCCCGATCGATCCACGACGCGCTCCCCCACAGTCGGTTCGTCGAGTTCGACGGGATCGGTCACGGCGGTCCGGGCGATGCTCCCGAGGTGATCGCGGCTGCGGTCGATTCCTTCCTTCGACATCGGTCGTGA
- a CDS encoding QcrA and Rieske domain-containing protein: MSADDKYPPESGRRRFVKGVVGGGVLAGVGATGSATVNSLTSSTGAGGGQTTAMAIELVGGPAPRGMPQVPIEITDDGYIRGKWPEVTTVTQNGVEITVAQEEMAGDVTYSGEWFQYCGMEGYENIQPEFESDNLLRSAPGGYDWQSEEYETGERIHVDSFDDYEEWGNGIGRDGMGKPASTNWRSQDSEDTLTVTVIRSPLIEEAAQDDEWLAASTENGFLAWLNVCTHFCCVPGYKKNEESARYDAENGVYCQCHQSVYDPFSIVQTLFIARPRPDD; encoded by the coding sequence ATGAGCGCGGACGACAAGTACCCACCAGAATCCGGTCGGCGGCGGTTCGTGAAGGGCGTCGTCGGCGGGGGCGTCCTCGCGGGCGTCGGCGCGACGGGGTCGGCGACCGTCAATTCCCTGACAAGCTCCACCGGGGCGGGCGGTGGACAGACGACCGCGATGGCGATCGAGCTCGTCGGCGGGCCGGCGCCACGCGGTATGCCGCAGGTCCCGATCGAGATCACCGACGATGGATACATTCGCGGGAAGTGGCCCGAGGTCACGACGGTCACACAGAACGGCGTCGAGATCACCGTCGCCCAGGAGGAGATGGCCGGCGACGTGACCTACTCCGGCGAGTGGTTCCAGTACTGCGGGATGGAGGGATACGAGAACATCCAGCCCGAGTTCGAGTCCGACAACCTCCTCCGGTCAGCGCCCGGCGGTTACGACTGGCAAAGCGAGGAGTACGAGACCGGCGAACGGATCCACGTCGACTCCTTCGACGACTACGAGGAGTGGGGCAATGGCATCGGCCGGGACGGAATGGGCAAACCCGCGAGCACGAACTGGCGGTCACAGGACTCCGAGGACACGCTCACCGTGACGGTCATTCGGTCGCCGCTGATCGAGGAGGCGGCACAGGACGACGAGTGGCTCGCCGCCTCCACCGAGAACGGATTCCTCGCCTGGCTCAACGTGTGTACCCACTTCTGCTGCGTTCCGGGCTACAAGAAGAACGAGGAGTCCGCCCGCTACGACGCCGAGAACGGCGTCTACTGCCAGTGTCACCAGTCGGTGTACGACCCGTTCAGCATCGTCCAGACGCTGTTCATCGCCCGGCCGCGACCGGACGACTGA
- the engB gene encoding GTP-binding protein EngB has product MFEDRPNRDAEVVLVGRSNVGKSTVMRELTGHDVSTGGKPGVTRQPNHYDWTAQDFMVTDLPGFGFMSGVEDDRRERIQTDIVRYLEEYADRILAGVLVLDGNSAVEIIDRHEDRGEVPHDVEMFGFLREIGIEPVVAVNKMDKVDDEDERLNAICDRLGLYPPWQQWQGETIAPICAKRGSMEPLYECLRTHFHEAKRDDLLGFVS; this is encoded by the coding sequence ATGTTCGAGGACCGGCCGAACCGCGACGCGGAAGTCGTTCTCGTCGGGCGGTCGAACGTCGGGAAGTCGACGGTGATGCGGGAGCTGACCGGCCACGACGTCTCGACCGGCGGCAAGCCGGGCGTAACGCGCCAGCCGAACCACTACGACTGGACGGCCCAGGACTTCATGGTCACCGACCTTCCCGGATTCGGCTTCATGTCCGGCGTCGAGGACGATCGGCGGGAACGGATACAGACCGACATCGTCCGGTATCTCGAGGAGTACGCCGACCGGATCCTCGCCGGGGTGCTCGTGCTTGACGGAAACAGCGCGGTGGAGATCATCGACCGCCACGAGGACCGCGGCGAGGTGCCACACGACGTCGAGATGTTCGGCTTCCTTCGGGAGATCGGGATCGAGCCGGTCGTCGCCGTCAACAAGATGGACAAGGTCGACGACGAGGACGAGCGGTTGAACGCGATCTGCGACCGGCTCGGACTCTACCCGCCGTGGCAGCAGTGGCAGGGTGAAACGATCGCGCCGATCTGCGCCAAACGCGGCTCGATGGAACCGCTGTATGAGTGTCTGCGAACCCACTTCCACGAGGCGAAGCGCGATGACCTTCTCGGATTCGTGAGCTGA
- the hisI gene encoding phosphoribosyl-AMP cyclohydrolase — translation MSEAENVGEAVTVDFGEDGLVPAIAQDVDSGEVLMLAYVTEEALDRTLETGEAHYYSRSREELWHKGGTSGHTQEIAEVRVDCDADTLLYLVDQSGGACHTGHRSCFYRTVEGEHVGERVFDPDEVY, via the coding sequence ATGAGTGAGGCCGAGAACGTGGGCGAGGCGGTGACGGTCGACTTCGGCGAGGACGGGCTCGTCCCCGCGATCGCCCAGGACGTCGACTCCGGCGAGGTGCTGATGCTCGCGTACGTCACCGAGGAGGCGCTCGACCGGACGCTGGAGACCGGCGAGGCGCACTACTACTCGCGGTCCCGCGAGGAGCTGTGGCACAAGGGCGGGACGTCCGGACACACCCAGGAGATCGCCGAGGTCCGCGTCGACTGCGACGCCGACACGCTCCTGTATCTCGTCGACCAGTCCGGCGGCGCCTGCCACACCGGCCATCGGTCGTGCTTCTACCGGACGGTGGAGGGCGAACACGTCGGCGAGCGCGTCTTCGACCCCGACGAGGTGTACTGA
- a CDS encoding universal stress protein, with protein sequence MTTFLVPTDSVHASAASCDYLANRATAADTVHAVNSLRGGDETSADDVRDGEEALNVVTARLADVTVETHQFVRGNEPGEDVLTAAAEFDADEIVLAVGSRSPVGKALFGSVAQRILLDSDRPVVAVPRE encoded by the coding sequence ATGACCACGTTCCTGGTTCCGACCGACTCGGTTCACGCCAGCGCCGCGAGCTGTGATTACCTCGCCAACCGCGCCACGGCCGCGGACACCGTCCACGCCGTCAACTCGCTGCGCGGCGGGGACGAGACGAGCGCCGACGACGTCCGGGACGGCGAGGAGGCGCTCAACGTCGTGACCGCCAGGCTCGCGGACGTGACCGTCGAGACCCATCAGTTCGTACGCGGAAACGAGCCGGGCGAGGACGTCCTCACGGCGGCCGCGGAGTTCGACGCCGACGAGATCGTCCTCGCCGTCGGCAGCCGGTCGCCGGTCGGCAAGGCGCTGTTCGGCAGCGTCGCCCAGCGTATCCTGCTCGATTCGGACCGCCCCGTGGTGGCGGTGCCGCGGGAGTAA
- a CDS encoding A24 family peptidase, giving the protein MYATAPDLLRLAIVPVFAWAALRDVRTRRLPNRLWPPVYLFGAVLLAVDLLVRWPIGGAVDRLFLLRVAISLLFIAPLGVVFWYVGGFGGADAKALVALAIVFPTFPTYILPIAGIPALPAVEPTLGVFSLTILTNTVLVGACYPVGLGIYNALRGRRSPVMFLARPIAIHRLLGVHGRLFETRDGYTRNGLDLDALRMYLRWRGTTLTAIREDPDRHRDPESVTETFHPTDGATHLEPATDEGRSADDERAGDDERAGDDERAGDEPDGTTAEREGTEPAGNVESDTVDDPWAAERFLAAIEGSAYGTDPETLRSGLETVTEPDRDRVWVSPGMPFVVPMFLGIVVSLTYGDVLFAVLRGLGLT; this is encoded by the coding sequence ATGTACGCGACGGCACCCGATCTGCTCCGGCTGGCGATCGTGCCGGTCTTCGCGTGGGCCGCGCTCCGCGACGTCCGAACGCGGCGACTCCCGAACCGGCTATGGCCCCCGGTGTACCTCTTCGGCGCGGTGCTGCTGGCGGTCGACCTCCTGGTCCGGTGGCCGATCGGCGGCGCCGTCGACCGCCTGTTCCTGCTCCGGGTCGCGATCAGCCTCCTGTTCATCGCGCCGCTGGGCGTGGTGTTCTGGTACGTCGGCGGGTTCGGCGGCGCCGACGCCAAGGCGCTCGTGGCGCTTGCGATCGTCTTCCCGACGTTTCCGACGTACATCCTCCCGATCGCCGGGATCCCGGCGCTCCCGGCGGTCGAGCCGACGCTCGGCGTGTTCTCCCTCACGATCCTCACGAACACCGTCCTCGTCGGCGCCTGCTATCCCGTCGGGCTCGGGATCTACAACGCCCTTCGCGGCCGGCGGTCGCCGGTGATGTTCCTCGCGCGACCGATCGCCATCCACCGGCTGCTCGGAGTCCACGGTCGGCTCTTCGAGACGCGCGACGGCTACACCCGAAACGGCCTCGACCTCGACGCGCTCCGGATGTACCTCCGGTGGCGCGGGACGACGTTGACCGCGATCCGGGAGGACCCAGACCGGCACCGCGACCCCGAGAGCGTGACCGAGACGTTCCACCCGACCGACGGCGCCACGCACCTCGAACCGGCGACCGACGAGGGGAGATCGGCCGACGACGAACGGGCCGGCGACGACGAACGGGCCGGCGACGACGAACGGGCCGGCGACGAACCCGACGGGACCACGGCTGAACGCGAGGGAACCGAACCCGCGGGGAACGTGGAAAGCGATACCGTCGATGACCCCTGGGCCGCCGAGCGGTTCCTCGCGGCGATCGAGGGGTCGGCCTACGGCACCGACCCCGAAACGCTTCGTTCGGGGCTCGAAACCGTGACCGAACCGGATCGCGATCGCGTGTGGGTCTCGCCGGGGATGCCGTTCGTCGTCCCGATGTTCCTCGGGATCGTCGTCTCGCTCACCTACGGGGACGTCCTCTTCGCCGTCCTTCGAGGTCTCGGACTGACGTAG
- a CDS encoding helix-turn-helix domain-containing protein, with amino-acid sequence MGLVAEFDIHCEALPLTGVADAVEGATVTLELQYNHGDRPPFLVTVQEGDRTAVENAFGSAADVGKWTHIGDAGDTRRYQVLPAFSFEEQLGAALDDLSGLEALATTDAIIDRIEVRPGGWRQTGWFADRETFGRFASFWRRNAGFRLHRLTNQSDPEPPGEGLTDRQDEALRTAYERGYFDVPRGASLAEIAAELGISTSATSERLRRAQTELIEGTVATTWPPLPT; translated from the coding sequence ATGGGACTCGTGGCCGAGTTCGACATCCACTGCGAGGCGCTGCCGCTCACCGGGGTTGCGGACGCAGTCGAGGGAGCGACGGTGACGCTCGAACTCCAGTACAACCACGGCGACCGACCCCCGTTTCTCGTCACGGTACAGGAGGGGGATCGAACGGCGGTCGAGAACGCGTTCGGAAGCGCCGCCGACGTCGGGAAGTGGACGCACATCGGGGACGCCGGCGACACGCGTCGGTACCAGGTGCTCCCGGCGTTCAGCTTCGAGGAGCAGCTCGGCGCCGCGCTCGACGACCTGAGCGGGCTCGAGGCGCTCGCGACGACCGACGCGATCATCGACCGGATCGAGGTGCGTCCGGGCGGCTGGCGCCAGACGGGATGGTTCGCCGACCGGGAGACGTTCGGCCGGTTCGCGTCGTTCTGGCGACGGAACGCCGGCTTCCGGTTACACCGCCTGACGAATCAAAGCGATCCCGAGCCGCCCGGCGAGGGGCTCACCGACCGCCAGGACGAAGCCCTCCGAACGGCTTACGAACGTGGTTACTTCGACGTTCCGCGCGGCGCATCCCTCGCGGAGATCGCTGCCGAACTGGGGATCTCGACGTCGGCGACCTCCGAGCGGCTCCGGCGGGCACAAACCGAACTCATCGAGGGGACCGTCGCGACGACGTGGCCGCCGCTCCCCACTTAA